Proteins encoded together in one Lathyrus oleraceus cultivar Zhongwan6 chromosome 5, CAAS_Psat_ZW6_1.0, whole genome shotgun sequence window:
- the LOC127081444 gene encoding uncharacterized protein LOC127081444, translated as MSQHPSSSGSKSSQHAKTPSMEFVDDDIMDVTPLCMIPGNTTGTSSNAGDKQGNTSGNSSLPKDMYYTDRAIRRLVTRILSEGHKVEGVSTPLSRREPSPEREPHADKDDDSSRSEKEVAAEGLCSLGKTLPSKKQNVPQENIIDLEEESTEGEDDPLVHLVKPSIAEKLRSKKGKSMAKMRAARVKKTAGVGPSKPWSKVEVGKRKERHNSDSEENVKDDVPNISPAKRQAVQKSPSKAATVHLDNISFHLEDGAAK; from the coding sequence ATGTCACAACATCCATCGTCATCTGGTTCCAAATCCTCCCAACATGCAAAGACTCCATCCATGGAGTTTGTAGATGATGATATAATGGACGTCACCCCTCTGTGCATGATACCGGGCAACACCACAGGTACCTCCTCCAATgctggagataagcaaggtaatacctctGGTAACTCCTCTCTTCCTAAAGACATGTATTACACTGATCGCGCTATAAGGAGACTGGTTACTAGAATACTGAGTGAAGGACATAAAGTTGAAGGGGTctctacccctctgtccagaagggaacCCTCTCCTGAGAGAGAACCCcatgctgataaagatgatgattcatctagatcagaaaaagAGGTGGCTGCTGAAGGGCTttgctctctaggtaaaaccctacctagcaagaaacaAAATGTGCCTCAAGAAAATATTATTGACCTTGAGGAAGAAAgcactgaaggagaagatgatCCTTTGGTCCATCTGGTTAAACCTAGCATTGCTGAAAAACTGAGAAGTAAGAAAGGAAAAAGTATGGCTAAAATGAGAGCTGCTAGAGTGAAGAAGACTGCAGGAGTAGGACCCTCTAAACCCTGGAGCAAGGTTGAGGTtggaaaaagaaaagagagaCACAACTCTGATTCTGAAGAGAATGTTAAAGATGATGTCCCAaacatctcccctgcaaaaaggcaaGCAGTTcagaaatctcctagcaaggcTGCTACTGTCCatctagacaatatctcctttcatttggaagatggAGCAGCAAAGTAG